CTCGCAATATCCCATGTGCCCAAATTTCGAATTTCAATATAGTCAATCTCTGCACCTTCAACATTGTTTATCATATCTTTGATAGTTGAAACTAACATTTTCGCATTTGTTTGACCTTGCTTTAAAGCTATTAATGCTTTTTTAAAAGATCGATAAATAACGCTGGCGTTTTCTCTTTGTACATCTGTTAAATACACATTGCGGGAACTCATGGCTAAACCGTTAGCTTCCCGGATAATTGGACATATTCTAATCTTCACTGGAAAGTCCAAATCCCGAATCATTTGTTTAATAATTAGAGCTTGTTGTATATCTTTCTGACCAAAATACGCCTGGTCTGGTGATACAATATTTAAAAGTTTAGCTACAACCGTAGCTACCCCAGTGAAGTGTCCTGGCCTAGATTTGCCACACAACCCTTCACTGTATTGATTTACTATTACTTCTGTAAAACGTTTTCCAGGATACATCGTATCCACTGATGGTGAAAAAATATAATCTACGCTATCATTTAATAAACTGATGTCCCGTTTTAAATCTCTAGGATATTGCGAGAAATCTTCATTTTCACCAAATTGAGTTGGGTTCACAAATATACTCACAATTGTTATATCATTTTCTTTTATAGACTCATTTACCAATGAAATATGACCTTCATGTAAATATCCCATAGTAGGTACAAAACCTATACGTTTCCCAGCACATTTTAATTTTGAAACTATATCTCTAACTTCTTGAATTGTATAAAGAATAGGTATCATGATTCATTTCTCCCATATAACTGATTCAATACCTCTTGGGTCATATCAAAGCTATGCTCTTTTAGAGGAAAAAGTCTGTTCTTGACCTCATGAATATATTGTTGAAGGCTATTTTGTATCTCTGTTGAGAGAGAATTATATTGCTTTACAAATTTAGGTGATACATTTCCTTGAATGCCGAGCATATCGTGGATTACTAACACCTGACCATCACAATTATTTCCAGCACCGATACCAATCGTTGGTATATTGATTTGTTCTGTGATAGACTTTGCAAGTTCGAAAGGTACGCATTCCAAAACGATTGCATATGCTCCCGCAGCTTCTAGTTCCTTAGCATCCAGTAATAATTTCTTAGCAGCTTCTATATCTTTTCCTTGAACCATATATCCACCATACTGATGAACAGACTGTGGTAATAAACCGATATGCCCCATAACAGGAATGCCTGAACTGGTCAAAACACGTACTGTTTCGGATATCTCGGAACCACCTTCCAGTTTCACACTCGCTGCACCCGTAAGTTGCATGATTTTAGCAGCATTTGCTAAAGTATCCGCTAAACTTATATGATAACTCATAAATGGCATATCAATTACAACTAAAGATCTCTTAACGCCTCTAACAACAGCTTTCCCATGGTGAATCATATCTTCAATTGTTACAGGTATCGTAGAATCATATCCAAGAACCACCATTCCTAGCGAATCTCCCACTAGTATTACTTCTATACCTGCTTCATCACAAGCTTTCGCTGTTGGATAATCATACGCTGTCAACACGGTAATAGGTTCTTTATTTTTCATATTGCGTATAGTAGCAGTCGTAATTTTTTTCAATATATTATCCCCAATCATTGAAAGATTTGCTTTTGGCCAAAATAACAAATATAGCCTCCTAGCTACGCTAGAAGGCGATACGACATGGGAAAAGTTATAATATTACAATATCAATAAGTGCAGTTCCCACGGATACCACCTTATGTGACATAGTATATATGGTATGGTCGAATAAATCAACCTATAAAACAATTTCACCACTATAGATAACCTGTGTTTCTCCATCTTTCCCGACCAGTGATAATGCACCTT
This DNA window, taken from Desulfuribacillus stibiiarsenatis, encodes the following:
- the panC gene encoding pantoate--beta-alanine ligase, whose translation is MIPILYTIQEVRDIVSKLKCAGKRIGFVPTMGYLHEGHISLVNESIKENDITIVSIFVNPTQFGENEDFSQYPRDLKRDISLLNDSVDYIFSPSVDTMYPGKRFTEVIVNQYSEGLCGKSRPGHFTGVATVVAKLLNIVSPDQAYFGQKDIQQALIIKQMIRDLDFPVKIRICPIIREANGLAMSSRNVYLTDVQRENASVIYRSFKKALIALKQGQTNAKMLVSTIKDMINNVEGAEIDYIEIRNLGTWDIASTIDTQEYVIAVAVKFGKTRLIDNMIIRGDSIV
- the panB gene encoding 3-methyl-2-oxobutanoate hydroxymethyltransferase, with protein sequence MLFWPKANLSMIGDNILKKITTATIRNMKNKEPITVLTAYDYPTAKACDEAGIEVILVGDSLGMVVLGYDSTIPVTIEDMIHHGKAVVRGVKRSLVVIDMPFMSYHISLADTLANAAKIMQLTGAASVKLEGGSEISETVRVLTSSGIPVMGHIGLLPQSVHQYGGYMVQGKDIEAAKKLLLDAKELEAAGAYAIVLECVPFELAKSITEQINIPTIGIGAGNNCDGQVLVIHDMLGIQGNVSPKFVKQYNSLSTEIQNSLQQYIHEVKNRLFPLKEHSFDMTQEVLNQLYGRNES